The proteins below come from a single Nitrosospira sp. Is2 genomic window:
- a CDS encoding ankyrin repeat domain-containing protein, translating to MTRPLIYARALSALVMLFLASASAWASMGTSELIAAAENGNLARVKALLATKVNVNAGSHDGTTALVAASQGGYEEVVQALLEAKADVNAKTSNGTTALMRASQNGHREVVRDLIAAKGDVNARRNDGITVLMQASQEGHPEVVRMLIAAGADVNARLENGATALMLASQIGHTGVAQALIAGKADVNAKAGNGATALMLASKYRQQNLVQLLKAAGAK from the coding sequence GTGACCAGACCGTTGATATACGCACGCGCATTGAGCGCGCTGGTGATGTTATTCCTCGCTTCGGCGAGTGCGTGGGCCAGTATGGGCACTAGCGAGCTCATCGCTGCAGCAGAGAACGGCAACCTGGCGCGAGTCAAGGCGCTGCTTGCTACCAAGGTGAATGTAAACGCCGGGTCGCACGACGGTACGACCGCGCTGGTGGCGGCATCGCAAGGCGGCTATGAGGAGGTTGTGCAGGCGTTACTCGAAGCCAAAGCCGATGTGAACGCGAAGACCAGCAACGGTACTACGGCGTTGATGCGGGCGTCGCAGAACGGTCACCGCGAGGTGGTTAGAGACTTGATTGCAGCCAAGGGGGATGTGAATGCCAGAAGAAACGACGGCATCACCGTCTTGATGCAGGCGTCGCAGGAAGGGCATCCGGAGGTTGTGCGGATGCTAATTGCCGCGGGAGCCGATGTGAATGCGCGGCTGGAAAATGGAGCCACTGCTCTTATGCTGGCCTCGCAGATTGGGCATACGGGCGTGGCACAGGCGTTAATCGCAGGCAAGGCAGATGTGAACGCCAAGGCCGGTAATGGTGCTACCGCGCTGATGCTGGCATCCAAATACCGTCAGCAAAATCTAGTGCAGCTTCTCAAGGCGGCGGGCGCCAAGTAG
- a CDS encoding di-heme-cytochrome C peroxidase — MLLLIFTHLGKKGVALKQYPVALNNRHVFLVPLLLVVIALLPACAALDTDPDRGATTVKQDVFGDQFGTIEYLPQNWQASDSLWFYTVTQGSNMLPYDFFMVLEKKGGSEPFRSNENMNRYRYLPQKPTSSNPDGLPVGFVKDTYKGKDYMGLTCAACHTAQINYNGKGIRIDGGPAGADMETFMADMVRALKATLENEDIRSRFVKNVMARGAYNAEADVNADLERYTQRLANYITINYSTTHYGYARLDAFGRIYNRVLEHIITPKELRELLRDPRIIRPGAISPEELETILGHDGDSVLNGDERDQIVGNLLKALGKNNEWESLGRLRKKLFNTPNAPVSYPFLWDTPQHDYVQWNGLTENSGLKAIGRNAGEAIGVFGTLDWSERQGFSISSVVAGQGFYGNHISYKSSVNVLNLRRIESRLWQLQSPLWPEHILPAIDKTRLPNGRSLFNKHCVSCHTRIVRDDPDRRVVAHMARASDAGTDSQMAENSVNYQGFSGILRNQYVNVSVGDILIDRRAPVSALLTRVTQGVVATPEPDKWLLQRWTEWAYNLATGYRDNKIKNSIKHGDYDPDTTANPVASLKSYKSRPLNGIWATAPYLHNGSVPTLYDLLLPKKRPGDPDGGEYRPDEFEVGSREFDPVKVGFKSSGYGGFVFNTQGIKDDKGGYTKGNSNAGHEYGARRVANESDGLVDQKIKDKCADETIKDEDLDASIKDKCLYPISREDRLDLLEYLKTL, encoded by the coding sequence ATGCTCTTGCTCATCTTTACTCATCTCGGTAAAAAGGGGGTTGCTTTGAAACAGTATCCTGTCGCGTTGAATAACCGGCACGTATTTCTTGTTCCTTTATTATTAGTCGTTATCGCGCTCCTGCCTGCCTGTGCGGCGCTTGACACCGATCCGGACCGCGGGGCAACCACGGTGAAGCAGGACGTCTTTGGCGATCAGTTCGGCACAATCGAGTATCTCCCACAGAACTGGCAGGCTTCGGACAGTTTATGGTTTTATACGGTTACGCAGGGGTCGAATATGCTGCCCTACGATTTCTTCATGGTATTGGAAAAAAAAGGCGGTTCCGAGCCATTTCGATCCAACGAGAACATGAATCGTTACCGTTATCTCCCGCAGAAGCCGACTTCAAGCAACCCGGACGGACTGCCCGTCGGTTTCGTCAAGGACACCTACAAGGGTAAAGATTATATGGGATTGACATGCGCGGCCTGTCACACCGCACAAATAAACTACAACGGAAAAGGTATCCGCATTGATGGCGGGCCGGCAGGCGCTGACATGGAAACCTTCATGGCGGATATGGTGCGCGCGCTGAAAGCAACGCTCGAAAATGAAGATATCCGGAGTCGATTCGTAAAAAACGTGATGGCGCGTGGCGCATATAACGCCGAAGCCGACGTCAATGCGGACCTCGAGCGGTATACCCAGCGCCTCGCTAACTACATCACCATAAACTACAGTACGACACATTACGGGTACGCGCGGCTGGACGCCTTCGGACGCATTTACAATCGGGTTCTGGAGCACATCATTACTCCTAAAGAGCTTCGAGAGCTGTTGCGCGATCCGAGAATAATAAGACCGGGGGCGATAAGTCCGGAAGAACTGGAAACGATTTTGGGTCACGATGGCGATAGCGTCCTGAATGGGGACGAGCGCGACCAGATCGTCGGCAATCTTTTGAAGGCTTTGGGCAAGAATAACGAGTGGGAATCGCTCGGACGCCTGAGGAAGAAGCTGTTCAACACCCCCAACGCACCGGTCAGCTATCCCTTCTTGTGGGACACGCCTCAGCATGATTACGTGCAATGGAACGGGTTGACAGAAAATTCAGGTTTAAAGGCAATCGGACGCAACGCGGGGGAAGCGATTGGCGTTTTCGGCACGCTGGACTGGTCAGAACGACAGGGATTTTCGATATCCTCTGTTGTTGCTGGGCAGGGCTTTTACGGTAACCATATCAGTTATAAATCGTCAGTCAATGTGCTTAACCTCCGCCGCATCGAATCGCGCCTATGGCAGTTGCAATCTCCGCTGTGGCCGGAGCACATTCTTCCGGCAATCGACAAGACCCGTCTCCCAAATGGCAGATCGTTGTTCAATAAACATTGCGTGAGCTGTCACACCCGAATCGTGCGCGATGACCCGGACCGCCGCGTAGTTGCACACATGGCACGGGCCAGCGATGCGGGCACGGACTCCCAGATGGCGGAAAACAGCGTCAATTACCAAGGTTTCTCAGGTATTTTACGCAACCAGTATGTGAACGTCAGTGTCGGCGATATCCTGATCGATCGGCGGGCGCCGGTGTCAGCCTTGCTGACCCGCGTTACTCAGGGCGTGGTCGCCACTCCAGAGCCGGACAAGTGGTTGTTACAGCGCTGGACCGAGTGGGCATATAATCTCGCGACTGGTTATCGTGATAATAAAATTAAAAACTCCATCAAGCACGGCGATTACGATCCCGACACCACCGCCAATCCGGTCGCCTCGTTGAAATCCTATAAGTCGAGGCCATTGAATGGTATCTGGGCGACAGCGCCCTATTTGCATAATGGTTCCGTACCCACGCTCTATGATTTGTTGCTGCCGAAGAAACGTCCGGGCGACCCGGACGGCGGAGAATACCGTCCTGACGAGTTTGAGGTCGGCTCCCGCGAATTCGATCCGGTGAAGGTCGGCTTCAAGAGCAGCGGTTATGGCGGCTTCGTGTTTAATACCCAGGGAATCAAAGACGACAAAGGAGGCTATACCAAAGGGAACAGCAACGCCGGGCACGAATACGGGGCCAGACGCGTCGCCAACGAATCTGATGGGCTAGTGGATCAAAAAATCAAAGATAAGTGTGCCGACGAAACCATCAAGGATGAGGATTTGGATGCGTCGATTAAAGACAAGTGCCTGTATCCCATATCCAGAGAGGACCGCCTCGACTTGCTCGAGTATCTGAAAACTTTGTGA
- a CDS encoding cytochrome P450, producing MSTSNYLEQYDAASDTEKSVLARRWIDTEPLPFFKELRQKRPILVTPKFTLVTRFDDVREVLSMPKVFTVEPYVSKMADYLMMHDDDALHTREKSLMQCMLNRDDLPAVREMVANVSKEILDNANGNVELVNSYCRMVPATLVREYFGLTGAKRRDLIEWSYWNQVDTFHNQPFDLLPPEKSQYIIDKHNETSKELGKFIVELIARRTLQVKAEELTFSTLVRLDDDIVTRMLRTDYPKQLDFDIKRLGLNAGGLLIGAIETTAQAVAQIVQYLIDRPEWLAKAKLAAQQNSAAEFDGYVWEALRFVPITPYLFRTTASDYAAAKGTDHETVLRAGTHVLPVTLSAMFDERAFESPDEFIPQRNWYNYFHFGFGSHECLGRYVGREMIPEMVRQVLTREGIKAKSPIDYKAGPFPEQYELSWTTQ from the coding sequence ATGAGCACAAGCAATTACCTGGAGCAGTACGATGCCGCTTCCGACACCGAAAAGTCGGTGCTGGCCCGGCGCTGGATTGATACCGAACCTCTGCCGTTTTTCAAGGAATTACGTCAAAAGCGTCCCATCCTTGTGACCCCAAAATTCACACTGGTCACACGTTTCGATGACGTCAGAGAAGTATTGAGCATGCCCAAGGTCTTCACGGTAGAACCCTATGTTTCCAAAATGGCCGACTATCTGATGATGCATGACGACGATGCGCTGCATACGCGCGAGAAATCGCTGATGCAGTGCATGTTGAATCGAGACGATCTTCCGGCGGTGCGGGAAATGGTAGCGAATGTCTCCAAGGAGATACTCGACAATGCAAACGGCAACGTCGAATTGGTTAACAGCTACTGCCGCATGGTACCGGCGACGCTGGTGCGAGAGTATTTTGGCCTCACTGGAGCGAAACGACGCGATCTGATCGAGTGGTCTTACTGGAACCAGGTCGATACTTTTCACAACCAGCCTTTCGATTTGCTGCCCCCGGAAAAATCCCAGTACATTATCGACAAGCACAACGAAACCTCCAAGGAACTGGGCAAATTCATAGTCGAGCTTATCGCCCGCCGCACGCTCCAGGTCAAGGCGGAGGAATTGACCTTTTCCACCCTTGTGCGTCTCGATGACGACATCGTAACGCGAATGTTACGTACCGATTATCCCAAACAATTGGATTTCGACATCAAGCGCCTGGGTCTGAATGCCGGCGGCTTGTTGATCGGTGCCATCGAAACGACAGCGCAGGCAGTCGCTCAAATCGTGCAATACCTGATTGACCGGCCAGAATGGCTGGCGAAAGCAAAACTGGCGGCCCAGCAGAACTCCGCTGCGGAATTTGATGGCTACGTATGGGAAGCCCTGCGTTTCGTGCCCATCACACCTTACTTGTTCCGTACCACCGCAAGCGATTATGCGGCGGCCAAGGGAACCGACCATGAAACCGTGCTGCGTGCCGGCACCCACGTCTTGCCCGTTACGTTATCGGCCATGTTCGATGAGCGCGCGTTCGAGTCGCCAGATGAGTTTATCCCGCAACGCAACTGGTACAACTATTTTCATTTCGGCTTCGGTAGTCATGAATGCCTGGGTCGATACGTGGGCCGGGAAATGATTCCGGAGATGGTGCGCCAGGTTCTTACCAGGGAGGGTATTAAGGCGAAGAGCCCAATCGATTACAAAGCCGGCCCCTTCCCCGAACAGTACGAGCTTTCCTGGACGACACAATAA
- a CDS encoding ribonuclease catalytic domain-containing protein, producing MNVFYEEEGTFKVGSILVDNTTSLHVEAPHGKRAKIKAASVLLRFDAPSLSEFMDIAQKTAEDLDPNFLWECCESEAEFASDTLAADYFGHAATPEEAAAVLIRLHSAPMYFYKKGRGRYKAAPPKALEAALASQEKKRLQAEQQARYIQLLENFTLPEEFKPALFNLLYRPDKNTVEWKALDAACAAGKLSVSKLLEKCGAIPSTHDYHLNRFLLEHFPAGTGFGSVDASELFDTVDLPISDVTAFSIDDLTTTEIDDAFSVTPLTLGSFRVGIHIAIPTLGIPPDSPLDAVAAQRLSTVYLPGYKITMLPEAVIQHYTLCEQRLCPALSMYLDVADDFTVTATNSRIEQVRVAANLRHDTLEEHFNESSLAAGNVDHPFGKELLALWNFACKMEAARGKANDSNNEKIDYNFAIIDDRISISQRRRGSPMDKVVSELMIYVNAEWGRELANHGVVGIYRSQGNGKVRMSTSPAPHQGLGVAQYAWISSPMRRYVDFINQRQLVALLRGESPPYARDSESLKTSMRDFEAAYEIYGDFQRSMERYWCLRWLLQENVVSTSGQVLKENLVRFDRLPLVARVSSLPELPPETNIEIEISQIDLLELTFHAKYLRKLQP from the coding sequence TTGAACGTTTTTTACGAAGAGGAAGGCACTTTCAAAGTAGGCTCGATCCTGGTCGATAATACGACCTCGCTCCACGTAGAGGCGCCTCACGGCAAGCGCGCAAAAATAAAAGCGGCTTCAGTGCTGCTGCGCTTTGACGCACCCTCCCTGTCAGAGTTTATGGATATAGCGCAAAAAACAGCGGAAGATCTGGACCCCAACTTTCTTTGGGAGTGTTGCGAGAGCGAAGCCGAATTTGCCAGCGATACACTGGCTGCGGATTATTTCGGTCATGCAGCTACGCCCGAAGAAGCAGCGGCGGTATTGATTCGGCTGCACAGTGCGCCCATGTATTTTTATAAAAAGGGCCGCGGGCGATACAAGGCTGCGCCACCCAAAGCACTTGAGGCGGCGCTGGCGAGCCAGGAAAAAAAGCGCCTTCAGGCGGAACAGCAGGCGCGCTATATTCAGCTACTGGAAAATTTCACGTTACCGGAAGAATTCAAGCCCGCCCTCTTCAATCTGCTTTACCGGCCCGATAAGAATACCGTCGAGTGGAAGGCGCTGGATGCCGCTTGCGCCGCGGGCAAACTGAGCGTTTCCAAGCTGCTCGAAAAGTGCGGGGCGATACCTTCCACGCATGACTATCACCTCAACCGTTTTTTGCTTGAGCATTTTCCCGCGGGCACAGGGTTTGGAAGCGTCGATGCCAGCGAACTCTTCGACACGGTCGATTTGCCAATCTCGGATGTTACCGCCTTCAGCATAGATGACCTCACCACCACGGAGATTGATGATGCGTTTTCGGTCACCCCACTGACTTTAGGCAGCTTCCGCGTCGGTATTCATATCGCCATCCCAACCTTGGGAATTCCCCCGGATTCGCCCCTGGATGCCGTAGCGGCGCAGCGTTTATCCACCGTGTATCTTCCCGGCTATAAGATCACGATGCTTCCGGAAGCGGTGATACAACACTACACGCTTTGCGAGCAGAGGTTGTGCCCCGCGCTCTCAATGTATCTGGACGTCGCCGACGACTTTACAGTTACCGCGACGAACAGCCGCATTGAACAGGTCAGGGTGGCCGCTAACCTGAGACACGACACGCTGGAGGAGCACTTCAACGAATCGAGTCTGGCCGCCGGTAACGTCGATCACCCGTTCGGTAAGGAATTGCTCGCGTTATGGAATTTTGCATGCAAGATGGAGGCGGCGCGTGGGAAGGCCAATGACAGCAATAATGAAAAGATCGATTACAATTTTGCCATTATCGATGACCGCATTTCCATCAGCCAGCGGCGCCGCGGTTCGCCGATGGATAAAGTAGTGTCAGAGCTGATGATTTATGTAAATGCAGAATGGGGCAGGGAACTTGCCAATCACGGCGTCGTCGGGATCTATCGCAGCCAGGGTAACGGCAAGGTGAGGATGAGCACCTCTCCGGCCCCTCATCAGGGTTTAGGAGTTGCGCAGTACGCATGGATCAGTTCCCCGATGCGCCGATATGTCGATTTCATCAACCAGCGGCAACTCGTGGCTTTGTTACGTGGAGAATCTCCGCCTTACGCAAGAGATAGCGAGAGTTTGAAAACGTCCATGCGCGATTTTGAGGCCGCGTATGAGATATACGGCGATTTTCAGCGCAGCATGGAGCGCTACTGGTGCTTGCGCTGGTTATTGCAGGAAAACGTGGTGTCGACGAGCGGGCAGGTGTTGAAGGAAAATTTGGTCAGGTTCGATCGGTTGCCGCTGGTCGCGCGTGTATCCTCCCTGCCGGAATTACCGCCGGAAACGAATATTGAAATCGAGATTTCCCAGATCGACTTGCTGGAACTCACCTTTCACGCCAAATATCTGCGCAAATTGCAACCGTGA